The Chryseobacterium oranimense genome contains the following window.
TCCTGATGATATTAAAGAAAATATAAAAGAAGCGATTGAACAAGCTGTTACTCAAAACCCAAATCAAAACATTAATAAAGAAAATATCTTTAATACACATTTGTCAAATCACATTCACGGTTATTTGTTTGATGAAGCAGCTAAACAAATTAATCTTTACGAAGATAGATTTGAAGTTTGCGATGTCCTCCATCAAAATAGTTTTTTTCATGTAAAGTATAATTATGGTGCTTCCGCATTGAGTCACTTATTTAATCAGGGTTATGTGTCAGCTAAATCATATGCAGAATTTACGAGTAAATATGCAGAAGCAGTCAATGTACACATACCGGATGTTACAAATCATCTTTCTCCTCAACCTGATAATGTTACGGTTCACTACCTTATTCTTAATGAGAAGTCACAAGATAGATTAACATTTTTTTCGAAAATGGCTTTGGAAGACAAAATTAGAACTTTACAAGCTATGCGATTTAATGTGAATCTGACTTGGGTTCGAGATATGTATTAATTTAATACAGTTAGTAATTTTATTGCATAAATTGAATGTTATTAATATTATGCCTCCGCTGGGCAAAGTCTCTTGACTTTGAGCTAGAAAAATAAGATTCTTTTCTTTAAGATTGCTACTAAGTTAGGAGATTTCAGACATCAAGGTTTATTTGAAGTCTATCAAATTCACTCAATAATAATTTTTTACCAAGCTTAATTATTATGCTAAAAAATATATTTTTGACTTCTTTCTATTTCTATCTTCAAAAAGCAGTTTGTATATTTATTGCTAATTAATTTTTTAAATAAATCTTAAAAAATGGAATTACAAGAAGCTCGCAAAATAATTAGAGAATCTGCATATACAGATTATCTTAACGAATTTGAATATGAATTTATCTTGCCACATTTAGACTTTAAAGTCAAATTTGTTGGATTAATTAATATTTTTAAATTTTTTAAAGAACAAGATGAGGGCTGGAAGGTAAAGTTATCAGATATTTCAAGTAGTAGATTTAATGATTCAACAAATTTTTTTTCTATTGCACATACTCATATTGAAAAATTTTTTAATGAATATATAGCTAATAATATATACAATGAAAAAAATTTACAAGATACTTTTAACAGTTATCGACCTGCTTATTTTTCTCCAAGTCAAAATGTTTTTTTATCGGATTCATCAGAAGTAGATTTTTTACTTAAATTATTGATAAATGATGAGGAAAAATTTCGAGGTGCATTTAGATTTTTTACATCTCAAGCTATGGATTATAATTCACGAAAAAGTGTAGAAGGATATATTCTTAGTTATGAATTTGCAAATCGTGAAAATTCTGTGTTATTTAATCGGAGAGAATCCGAAAAGAGATACGTTAATGAGATTAGAAATAAAATTCAAAATGTTGAAGATGACTATAATAATAAAGTAATTTCATTAGTTCAAAAAATCGAAGAAGATTACAAAAATAATACTGATTTACAAGAAGAGAATCAGTCAAAATCTCGTCAACTTCTGGCTGACTGGTTAAAATTTAAAAGAGATAGTTTCTTCGGATTTTTAGATAATACAAATCTAGAATTTAAAACACTTTTTGATAATTCTCAATCAGAATTTGATAGTTTGCAGAATCAATATAGTGAGTTGCTAAAACTGCAAGAACCTGTAAAATATTGGAATGATAGAGCAAAAGAACTTAATACTAAAGCAAATATGATTCTTATAGTAATTGTAGTTTTTTCTTTATTATTTGCTATTATGGTTTATTTTTTATTGTGGTTTACACCTGAAGGTTTATTAGAGTCTCTTTTTGATGGTAACAAGTATAAAGCTATTAGATGGTCTTTTGTATTTTTAATTTTTGTATCTATTTTCTTTGTTGTAATAAAGGCTTTAATGAAATATATGTTTAGTAATTATCATTTGGCTCGAGATGCAGAAGAAAGAGAAAAATTGACTTATTTATATATTTCAATACGTAATAATGCAGAAGTCTCAGAGGAAGAGAAAAAAATAGTATTTCAAGCATTATTCAGTCGATCTGATACAGGACTATTAAAAGAAGATTCTTCTCCTACAATGCCAGGTATCTCGACAATAATTGAAAAAAATATAAAATAACAATTGTAAAAATACAACGATTTTAACTAAAGTTGTCGAAAACTGGAGGTCTCTTGGTTCAGAGATACTAAAGTGAGATATAGTTGAATATTCTATTAATTTTTCATATAAATAAGACAATAATATTTAATTTTTGTCAGAATTATTAAATAAAGGATCATTAAAAAAATCTTGTAATGTAATTTTTAAGAGATTACAGAATCTTTTTATTGTGTAAATTGTAACTCCTCGTTCACTTTCAAAACTTTCCCATCTGTTTACTTGTTGTCTATCAATGTCATGAAGCTTAGCAAAATCACTTTGGCTCAATCCGGTAGACTCTCTCAAATCAATTAATCTTTGAGTTATTTTATTTCTAAGTTCAATATCTTCATTGTTAAGTTTGCTCATTTAACAATTTTAAATTAATTGATAAAAATATTTGTAATCCATTTGGTTTACAAATTGTATTTTCTTACATTTGTACAATAAGCTACAAAAAAGTAGCTTTGCGATACTTCAAAGAAAAATAGAAGCTATTGCTTAGAATCTCAAACTGAAAACTGGTAATTTAAAGCAACGAGACGATAAGCAGGAAGCTCACGACCTAGGCGTGGGCTCTCTTATCTGTTGCAAGGTATACCAGTACCCCAGTTTAGATATTGTAGAGTCCCATGCCGTTTTTATTTCATGCTGTTCTGTTTTTCTACAATCATCTTTTTCTAAGCTGCTTCACTACATAAAGTATCATGTACGATACAATGGAGTGTACAATCCATTGCGGCTTCAGGGCTTTCACGGGAACACAGATTTTATTTCTGTTCACTATTTACAATAAAACTCAGCGTACATCGGTAGGCTGATGGTTTCATACATTCTAAAAATACAAACGCATGAAAAAGAGAAAAACAGATTTTGATCCTCAGTTTTGGGAAGTTAAGCGCTCCGGGTTGCAGCTGATAGAAGCTTTCTTTCAGTTCAATGAGCTGGATGCTTCCAAAGAAAGGCTCAGCAACATTATGAATTATGCCGTCAAGAGAAATAGCTGGATTCATGAAGATCCGGCGGTGATCTTCCAGTTTCATCAATCGATGAGGTCGCTGATCCGGGCAGGCTATCTCATGATGCTGAAAAACAGAAAATGGACGGTCGATGCCCGGCCGGAGAAGATTTCCCCGTGGGTTCTTGGCTTGCTTTCGGAGAAAGAATACCGGAATCCTCTGCTGGTTTTCAAAAAAGCATTCAGGGAATACACCCTCAAAGAATTTGATTATTTTATGTCCGGAATCGTTTATTTCTCAATGGGCGTCTATGAAAACCTGCCGGAAAGCAACATCGTTATGCCCTACATTCATACGGTTAAAATGCTGGATGCCGCACACCTCATTCTTCAAAGGAAAATGGAAAAGGAGAGGGCTGATACCAATTCAGAATAAAAGGAAGGCAGTGGCAATCATTATATTTTCGGCAATCGGTTTAGTGTTTTATAAGCCAAAAGCAGTAAATTCGTAAACAAACAACAACAAACAAAAATATTATGAAAACCATCATTAAATCTGCTGCCGTCCTTGTTGCCACCATGACCATCTCCATGAATGCCTTTGCACAGGAAACTAAAAAACCTGCCAGCCCTCCGGCCACTGCTACAGGAAAAATTAAAGATGCCACCATTACAATAGCCTATAGCAGTCCTTCTGTAAAAGGGCGTACCATATGGGGCGGTTTAGAAGCTTATAATAAAGTTTGGCGGGCGGGCGCCAATGAAGCCACTACTTTCGAAACGGATAAAGACATTACCGTTCAGGGTAAACCGCTGCCTGCAGGTAAATACAGCTTTTTCCTGATCCCTAAAGAATCCGGAACATGGACAGCGATTTTTAATAAAGAGCCAAAACAATGGGGCGCTTTTAAATACGAAGAAGCAAAAGATGCTTTACGCGTTGATGTAAAAACAAAAGCTTTACCAACCAGACAGGAAACTTTAGTTTATAAAATAAACAATAACGGATTCACAATGGATTGGGATAAAATCTCAGTTCCTGTAGAGATTAAGTAAACTTAAAATATGATAAACTAAAATCCCGTTAATACGGGATTTTTTATTGTATCAAAAATGTTTATTTGGGCTGTTTCTTCTTCGAACTTAGTGCTTTGAGTTCCAGTTTTAAGATTTCTATTTTTTTTTGTAATACCAGATATTGATTGGGACATTCTTCAAAAATTTCTTCTACGGAAACATCCAGCAGCCTGGCAATATCTTTCCATTCCTGATCCGAAATTTTAATTTTTCCTGTTTCTCTTTTTTGGTACTGGGTCTGGCTTATTTTAAGGTAAGTGGCAATATCTGCCTGGGTAATTTTTCTTGCTTTTCGTACAGCGATTAACTTCTTGTTCATGGTTTTGTGAAAAATATTAGTGAAACGAATGTATAGAATATTTTTTTCAACACAAAAATAAAGGCTATAAAAAGCTATAATTTTTGCTTTTTTGTGTGAATTATGTTTGATACATTTGAAAAATATGACACCGAAAAGTGTCTTTTTGTATGTGTACAGTACAAAATAGAAAACGCTGATCAGCATCAACCCACGTCAGGGTTTGTATGACGAAAATTGTTATTAAATTTTAAAAATTATTTTTATGAAAAAGAAGTTAGAAAGCTTAAAGCTGAAAAAATTTAAAATGCAAAATGTAAAAGGAGGAGGTCCATCAGGTCCGGTAACAGGTTTTGACCCTTATACTTATGGGCCTGACAGAACCTATAACGGAACATATTATGTTACTGACACTGTTCAAACAGATATAAACCAAGGATAGAAACTAAAATAGGCTATTTGTATTTATTGCAAATAGCCTAATTTTAAGATTGACATTATGATAATTATTTTTAGTAAAAATTACGGTGAGAATACAACAGATGATGTTTTGAATTGGTTGTATCATCACAAAAAAGACAATGAAGTAATACTTAGAATAAATGGTGATGATTTACTAAATAAAGACTTTTATATTGACATCTCCAATTCCGAATTTAATTTTAATGATCAGAAAATAGATAATCAGATTGTACATACTATTTGGTTCAGACGCACTTTTGATCAGGATTCTTTAAATATTGAACCCAAAATTTTTGATGAATTTCATAATAACAAAACCCTGGAAAACCATTTACTATCCGAATTAGGAACAATATATAGGTTTTTAGAATCGTTTTTAGACAATTCAGTCTGGATCAATAAATACAGTGAAAGTTTAAATAAACTGAAAACACTTAAACTTGCTGAAAAACATGGTCTGAAAATTCCAGATACCTATATAACCAACAAAATAGAGATCATTAACCAATTAGCAGCAGATAAAAATCTGATTACAAAACCCATAAGCGATGCTGTAACCCTTTTTGATCATGATTCTCATTATATGATGTATACAAGCGAAGTCAATGAAATAAAAAAAGAGGGCCATATTTTTCCTACCAAACTTCAAAGTAAAATAGATAAAAAATTTGAGCTTAGAATATTCTATATAGACGATGTTTTTTATTCTATGGCTATATTTTCCCAAAATGATCATAGAACCAAGGTCGATTTTAGAAATTATAATTTTAAGAAAAGCAACAGAAATGTACCTTATCAACTACCGGTAAATATAGAATCAAGTTTAAAAGAATTAGTTAAAGAATTAAATCTGAAAACTTGCTCGATAGATATGATCGTTTCAAAAGATGAAGAGTACTATTTTCTTGAAATAAATCCTGTAGGGCAGTTTGGAATGGTTTCCAAACCATGTAATTATCATTTGGAAGAACAAATGGCATTATATATATTGAAAAATTATGAAGAAAATAACAACGAAATTAAAAAATAAAAAACTTCCTCTTCCTTATTGGAATATACAAAAGGAATTATCAGATAAAAAAATGGGTGATACTCCGGCAATGATGTATTCTAATTCAGATTTGTATCAAACGAGAGGTTATGTTGTGGAAGGTTCCAGAATAGTAATATCTAAAATAATCAGTTAATTGTAAAAAATAATATTATGGGTTTTATTTCCAACTTCTTGTATGGAAATTAATTTTAGAAAAGAAATACTGGAATATCTTTCAAAACCAGACTCCTATCCTTTAGATGATAATATAAGATGACTTATTTTAATAGATTTGCTTGTTGCCTGGTAAATTATGGGCATACAAGAAGTATAATTTGCGATGTACAAAGAAATAATTACTACCTGATTCCAAATTCTCTCTATATTCTACTTACTGAAGAGTTTCCAAATTTTTCCATTGAAGAAATTTATGAAAGCTATGGAAAAGAAAATGAAGAACACTTAAAAGATTATTTAAATTTTTTATTGGTAAATGAAATAGGGTTTATAGATACCCAAATCATAAAAGAACTGGTTCCTTTAAATTTAGATTATAAGGTTGCCGAATCAATTTCCAGTATGATAATTGATCTCAGTAAAGAATCTTTTTTTCTTGAAGATTCAGTTCAAATTGCAAAATTTATTGATACAAACAGAGTAAAACAATTACAAATCAGATGTTATGATGCAATTGATCTACATATGTTTTCTAAATTTTTGAATGATCTGTCTAACACAACTTTAAAAGGTATTGAAATAATCTTACCTTATAAAATGAAATTAGAAAACAGATTAATCAATAAGAACATTATTAACTCAAATGATAAAATTTTTAGATTGATTTATTTTGGATGTAATGAAACTAAACATGATAAATATTTGAACAGAATGATAATTTATGTTGAAGATAAAATCATAAACAAAAAAAGCTGCGGATTGATTTCTTCAAAATATTTTAATTCTAATCTCGAAACCTATACTTTATCCAACAGCCACAACTCCTGTCTCCACAAAAAAATTTCCATAGATTCTGAAGGTAACATTAGAAACTGCCCTTCCATGCCTCAAAGTTTTGGGAATATTAAAGATACTGCTTTAGAAGAAGCATTATCTAACCCTGATTTCAAAAAATACTGGAACTTAACCAAAGACAGCATAGAAGTTTGTAAAGATTGTGAATTTCGGTATATCTGTACAGATTGCAGAGCTTATACAGAAAGAACTCATACTAATTCTGAAGATTTAGATACTTCAAAACCTTTAAAATGCGGATATAATCCATACACCGGTGAATGGGAAGAATGGAGCACCAATCCGCTTAAAGAAAAAGCAATCAGTTATTACGGAATGCAGGATTTGGTAAAGGTAAAATAATACATAATCATTGAGAAAAAACTTCTCATTAAAACAACCCGAAGCCAAAACCTTTTCTTGTTAGCATTTATGTAGTGATCTTTACGTTAGGATTGATATTGGATTAGCTGTTTTCATAAGCAATAATTTGCATATTTTTGTGAAACCATGAATTCGAAATTAGCAGATTACAGACGTAAAAAAGGACTGAGCCAGCAGCAGCTTGCAGATGTTTCAGGGGTGAGTATAAGAACGATACAGCGCATTGAAACCGGAAAAGTGGAAGCACATCCCTCCACACTAAAAATGCTTGCGGACGCACTTGAAGTGGACACTGAAAAACTCACGATAAATGAAACCTTATCAGAATCTCCGGAGATCAAAAATGGAGATAAAATAAAACCGGTTTTTCACATGTTAGCGCTCATCGGGCTTTTTTTTCCTGTGTTTAACATTATTCTTCCCGGACTTCTATGGTTTTTTAAAAAAGATGAATCCCAGGCTTACGACCTTGAAGGGAAATCAGTCATTAATTTTCAGATCACAATGTCTCTTCTTTTTATACCGGCGGTTTTATTAATGATCTTTGTATTTTCCGTTGGATTTCCGCTGATGTTGATCATCTATCTTTATACACTCGTTATGTGTATCATAAATGTTTTCAGGAGCATCAACAAAAAAGACAGCTTCTATCCTTTGACCTATCTGTTTTTGAAATAAACTCCCTGAAAGCCTCTTCCAGAGCCAAATGACGTTAACATGTCGTGAAAGAGTCGTAATAAGTTACCGTGATTTGCAGCTAAATTTGTGACAAATCTTTTGCTCATGAAAAAATTCTTCACTCTTTTATTCTTTATCTGGATATTACCTTTAATTGCTCAAAAAAATATCAAGATCAGACACCTTAACGGCAAAACAATCGATTCTCATGTTCTGCAACAACGCTTGTCGAGATTGGTCGATAGTGCTAAAATTGCCGGTTTGCAGATCGCTATTATCAACCACAATAAGGTGATCTATTCATCAAGTTTCGGCTATAAGGATATTGAAAACAGTAAAAAGCTTAATGACAGTACAGTAATG
Protein-coding sequences here:
- a CDS encoding DUF6161 domain-containing protein → MELQEARKIIRESAYTDYLNEFEYEFILPHLDFKVKFVGLINIFKFFKEQDEGWKVKLSDISSSRFNDSTNFFSIAHTHIEKFFNEYIANNIYNEKNLQDTFNSYRPAYFSPSQNVFLSDSSEVDFLLKLLINDEEKFRGAFRFFTSQAMDYNSRKSVEGYILSYEFANRENSVLFNRRESEKRYVNEIRNKIQNVEDDYNNKVISLVQKIEEDYKNNTDLQEENQSKSRQLLADWLKFKRDSFFGFLDNTNLEFKTLFDNSQSEFDSLQNQYSELLKLQEPVKYWNDRAKELNTKANMILIVIVVFSLLFAIMVYFLLWFTPEGLLESLFDGNKYKAIRWSFVFLIFVSIFFVVIKALMKYMFSNYHLARDAEEREKLTYLYISIRNNAEVSEEEKKIVFQALFSRSDTGLLKEDSSPTMPGISTIIEKNIK
- a CDS encoding helix-turn-helix transcriptional regulator, which encodes MSKLNNEDIELRNKITQRLIDLRESTGLSQSDFAKLHDIDRQQVNRWESFESERGVTIYTIKRFCNLLKITLQDFFNDPLFNNSDKN
- a CDS encoding DUF2911 domain-containing protein yields the protein MKTIIKSAAVLVATMTISMNAFAQETKKPASPPATATGKIKDATITIAYSSPSVKGRTIWGGLEAYNKVWRAGANEATTFETDKDITVQGKPLPAGKYSFFLIPKESGTWTAIFNKEPKQWGAFKYEEAKDALRVDVKTKALPTRQETLVYKINNNGFTMDWDKISVPVEIK
- a CDS encoding helix-turn-helix transcriptional regulator, whose protein sequence is MNKKLIAVRKARKITQADIATYLKISQTQYQKRETGKIKISDQEWKDIARLLDVSVEEIFEECPNQYLVLQKKIEILKLELKALSSKKKQPK
- the gwsG gene encoding grasp-with-spasm system ATP-grasp peptide maturase; protein product: MIIIFSKNYGENTTDDVLNWLYHHKKDNEVILRINGDDLLNKDFYIDISNSEFNFNDQKIDNQIVHTIWFRRTFDQDSLNIEPKIFDEFHNNKTLENHLLSELGTIYRFLESFLDNSVWINKYSESLNKLKTLKLAEKHGLKIPDTYITNKIEIINQLAADKNLITKPISDAVTLFDHDSHYMMYTSEVNEIKKEGHIFPTKLQSKIDKKFELRIFYIDDVFYSMAIFSQNDHRTKVDFRNYNFKKSNRNVPYQLPVNIESSLKELVKELNLKTCSIDMIVSKDEEYYFLEINPVGQFGMVSKPCNYHLEEQMALYILKNYEENNNEIKK
- the gwsS gene encoding grasp-with-spasm system SPASM domain peptide maturase — its product is MTYFNRFACCLVNYGHTRSIICDVQRNNYYLIPNSLYILLTEEFPNFSIEEIYESYGKENEEHLKDYLNFLLVNEIGFIDTQIIKELVPLNLDYKVAESISSMIIDLSKESFFLEDSVQIAKFIDTNRVKQLQIRCYDAIDLHMFSKFLNDLSNTTLKGIEIILPYKMKLENRLINKNIINSNDKIFRLIYFGCNETKHDKYLNRMIIYVEDKIINKKSCGLISSKYFNSNLETYTLSNSHNSCLHKKISIDSEGNIRNCPSMPQSFGNIKDTALEEALSNPDFKKYWNLTKDSIEVCKDCEFRYICTDCRAYTERTHTNSEDLDTSKPLKCGYNPYTGEWEEWSTNPLKEKAISYYGMQDLVKVK
- a CDS encoding helix-turn-helix domain-containing protein; amino-acid sequence: MNSKLADYRRKKGLSQQQLADVSGVSIRTIQRIETGKVEAHPSTLKMLADALEVDTEKLTINETLSESPEIKNGDKIKPVFHMLALIGLFFPVFNIILPGLLWFFKKDESQAYDLEGKSVINFQITMSLLFIPAVLLMIFVFSVGFPLMLIIYLYTLVMCIINVFRSINKKDSFYPLTYLFLK